A genomic segment from Pseudoduganella chitinolytica encodes:
- a CDS encoding FliI/YscN family ATPase gives MQAYLDAVRSAELTRRSGKVLAVAGHSIEASGPDAALGELCELAVAPGTRLLAEVVGLRPGRVLLMPYGDPRGVAAGMDVVASGSPPGIGVGAALLGRVIDPFGVPLDGGAPPQPLTTRSLYAPPINPLTRPPIDRLLETGVRAIDSLLPLGCGQRVGIFAGSGVGKSTLLGMLAQRVNTDVNVIALIGERGREVREFVESQLGEEGLRRSVVLVATSDQPALVRLRAAHAATAIAEYFRDEGKQVLLMMDSLTRFAMARREIGLAAGEPPTARGYTPSVFTDIPALCERCGATDSGGAISALYTVLVEGDDFNEPVSDIVRATLDGHIMLTRELAHEGHFPAIDVLQSASRLASALTDAGERATMATAVELLATYERNRQMLDMGAYRAGSNPAIDKAVELFPALRAFLRQPVEQLAQRTASMAQLRQLVGTAAA, from the coding sequence ATGCAGGCTTACCTGGACGCGGTGCGCTCGGCCGAGCTGACCCGGCGCAGCGGCAAGGTGCTGGCGGTGGCGGGACACAGCATCGAGGCCTCCGGCCCCGATGCGGCGCTGGGCGAACTGTGCGAGCTGGCCGTGGCACCCGGTACCCGCCTGCTGGCCGAGGTGGTGGGCCTGCGGCCGGGGCGCGTGCTGCTGATGCCGTATGGCGATCCGCGCGGCGTCGCGGCCGGCATGGATGTGGTGGCAAGCGGCAGCCCGCCCGGCATCGGCGTCGGTGCGGCGCTGCTGGGGCGTGTGATTGACCCGTTCGGCGTACCGCTGGACGGTGGCGCGCCGCCCCAGCCGCTGACGACCCGCAGCCTGTACGCGCCGCCAATCAATCCGCTGACGCGGCCGCCCATCGACCGCCTGCTGGAAACGGGCGTACGTGCCATCGACAGCCTGCTGCCGCTGGGCTGCGGCCAGCGTGTCGGCATCTTCGCGGGCAGTGGCGTCGGCAAGAGCACGCTGCTGGGCATGCTGGCGCAGCGGGTCAACACGGACGTCAACGTCATCGCCCTGATCGGCGAGCGGGGCCGCGAAGTGCGCGAGTTCGTCGAAAGCCAGCTGGGCGAGGAGGGGCTGCGCCGCAGCGTCGTGCTGGTGGCCACGTCGGACCAGCCGGCCCTGGTGCGGCTGCGCGCCGCGCACGCCGCCACGGCGATCGCCGAGTACTTCCGCGACGAGGGCAAGCAGGTGCTGCTGATGATGGACTCGCTGACCCGCTTCGCGATGGCGCGGCGCGAGATCGGCCTGGCGGCAGGCGAGCCGCCGACCGCGCGTGGCTATACCCCGTCCGTGTTTACCGATATCCCGGCACTGTGCGAACGCTGCGGCGCCACCGATTCGGGCGGTGCGATCTCGGCGCTGTACACCGTGCTGGTGGAGGGCGATGACTTCAACGAGCCGGTCTCGGACATCGTGCGGGCCACGCTGGACGGCCACATCATGCTGACGCGCGAACTGGCGCACGAAGGACATTTCCCGGCGATCGACGTGCTGCAAAGCGCCAGCCGGCTGGCATCGGCGCTGACCGATGCCGGCGAGCGCGCCACGATGGCGACGGCCGTCGAACTGCTGGCCACCTACGAGCGCAATCGCCAGATGCTGGACATGGGCGCCTATCGCGCCGGCAGCAATCCGGCCATCGACAAGGCGGTGGAGCTGTTTCCCGCGTTGCGCGCCTTCCTGCGCCAGCCGGTCGAGCAACTGGCCCAGCGTACCGCGTCGATGGCGCAGCTGCGCCAGCTGGTCGGGACGGCAGCGGCATGA
- a CDS encoding flagellar hook assembly protein FlgD: protein MAITSSAAIGAGTASQSSNISIQDFLKILTAQLNNQDPLKPVDNEEFVAQIAQFATLEQSRQLNVKIDNLLGVQSSLQSVGMLGRTVDVNLNGILVSGRVTALDLSSGSPMMTITTASNAFQNNISLSQVVNIR, encoded by the coding sequence ATGGCCATCACTTCCAGCGCCGCCATCGGCGCGGGCACGGCTTCGCAGTCGTCCAACATCAGCATCCAGGACTTCCTCAAGATCCTGACAGCGCAATTGAACAACCAGGACCCGCTCAAGCCGGTGGACAACGAGGAGTTCGTCGCCCAGATCGCGCAGTTCGCGACGCTCGAGCAGAGCCGCCAGCTGAACGTCAAGATCGACAACCTGCTGGGCGTGCAGTCGTCGCTGCAATCCGTCGGCATGCTGGGCCGCACGGTCGACGTCAACCTGAACGGCATCCTGGTCTCCGGCCGGGTCACGGCGCTCGATCTCAGCAGCGGCTCGCCGATGATGACGATCACGACCGCCAGCAACGCGTTCCAGAACAACATCAGCCTGTCCCAGGTCGTCAATATCCGCTAA
- a CDS encoding flagellar hook protein FlgE, translating into MFDTIQIGTSGLTTHSKGLKVVGNNLANVNTPGFKSSQLQFGALFEQGGGGQYAPREQANHGGGVQSLGTKLSFRTGVDQGTGNPLDLAINGNGLYTVKRDDKLLYTRTGDFRFDKDNILVNGVGDKVQGLGKDGKLADVTLADLSRSVPHATETIKLSGNLTSTIAVPPVDAALKGLTIYDKAGLPHTVDLAFKDMADGTFTVTVTEPAATAGTGGSTTATVLGTGTVKFAGGFPVAGSDSFKFTYKAKNVTAFDVKLDFSQNVTSLQTATTLALGSQDGYAAGVLVDQAISSDGTVTVRYSNNQTAKGARLALAEFRTEDDLKELAGGVFEKAGNAEVRYGYAGAESFGTLAPGHREGSNVDLAEEFGNLILMQRGYQASSHVISTANDMIQQLFDMKGR; encoded by the coding sequence ATGTTCGATACCATCCAGATCGGCACGTCGGGCCTGACGACGCATTCGAAGGGGCTGAAAGTCGTCGGCAACAACCTCGCCAACGTCAACACGCCCGGCTTCAAGAGCTCGCAGCTGCAGTTCGGCGCCCTGTTCGAGCAGGGCGGCGGCGGCCAGTACGCGCCGCGCGAGCAGGCCAACCACGGCGGCGGGGTCCAGTCGCTGGGCACGAAGCTGAGCTTCCGCACCGGCGTCGACCAGGGTACCGGCAACCCGCTCGACCTGGCGATCAACGGCAATGGCCTGTACACCGTCAAGCGCGACGACAAGCTGCTGTACACGCGCACCGGCGACTTCCGCTTCGACAAGGACAACATCCTGGTCAATGGCGTGGGCGACAAGGTGCAGGGGCTCGGCAAGGACGGCAAGCTGGCCGACGTGACGCTGGCGGACTTGTCGCGCAGCGTGCCGCATGCCACCGAAACCATCAAGCTGAGCGGCAACCTGACCTCGACCATCGCCGTGCCACCGGTCGATGCCGCGCTGAAGGGGCTGACGATCTACGACAAGGCGGGCCTGCCGCACACGGTGGACCTGGCTTTCAAGGACATGGCGGATGGCACCTTCACCGTCACCGTGACCGAGCCGGCCGCCACCGCGGGTACCGGCGGCAGCACGACCGCGACGGTCCTCGGCACCGGCACCGTGAAGTTCGCCGGCGGCTTCCCTGTCGCCGGCAGCGATTCGTTCAAGTTCACGTACAAGGCCAAGAACGTGACGGCATTCGACGTCAAGCTGGATTTCTCGCAGAACGTGACGTCGCTGCAGACCGCCACGACGCTGGCATTGGGGTCGCAGGACGGTTATGCGGCCGGCGTGCTGGTCGACCAGGCCATCAGTAGCGACGGTACCGTCACCGTGCGCTATTCGAACAACCAGACCGCCAAGGGTGCGCGTCTGGCGCTGGCCGAGTTCCGCACCGAGGATGACCTGAAGGAGCTGGCCGGTGGCGTGTTCGAGAAGGCCGGCAACGCCGAAGTGCGTTACGGCTACGCCGGCGCCGAGTCGTTCGGCACGCTCGCACCCGGCCACCGCGAGGGCTCCAACGTCGACCTGGCCGAGGAGTTCGGCAACCTGATCCTGATGCAGCGCGGCTACCAGGCCTCGTCGCACGTGATCAGCACGGCCAACGACATGATCCAGCAGCTGTTCGACATGAAAGGCCGCTGA
- a CDS encoding FliM/FliN family flagellar motor C-terminal domain-containing protein, whose amino-acid sequence MSVRPYALLGAAVLAAVRAQCESAVATWCRDWGVDASAFVVTCHRAWEQSAAPAWRGSLQSGAESMWLGWDNELRGSLQRLLFPPDRQVGPHTGAATLAAAAASAALDALAAVLGRALLDNEVPFAGDAADVPAAMRQHGSGAVLAEIRLDRHACWCLLGHDSVLRLGGARPAAAAPLAALDYPALLGDQPVRLAVAAGQASVGLGSLLSLAPGDVIRLDTLADQPLAVAGPDGAVLLRGYLGTSERQLALDIVAGDQSSGVKHDL is encoded by the coding sequence ATGAGCGTTCGTCCTTACGCCCTGCTGGGTGCGGCGGTACTGGCCGCGGTGCGGGCGCAATGCGAATCGGCCGTGGCGACCTGGTGCCGCGACTGGGGTGTCGATGCGTCGGCCTTCGTGGTGACGTGCCATCGCGCCTGGGAACAGTCGGCCGCGCCAGCCTGGCGCGGCAGCCTGCAAAGCGGCGCCGAGAGCATGTGGCTGGGCTGGGACAACGAGCTGCGCGGATCCTTGCAACGCCTGCTGTTCCCGCCCGACCGCCAGGTCGGTCCCCATACCGGCGCAGCGACGCTGGCTGCCGCTGCGGCCAGCGCCGCGCTGGATGCCCTGGCCGCCGTGCTGGGGCGCGCACTGCTGGACAACGAGGTGCCGTTCGCGGGCGACGCGGCGGACGTGCCGGCAGCGATGCGCCAGCACGGCTCCGGTGCCGTGCTGGCGGAAATCCGGCTGGACCGGCACGCCTGCTGGTGCCTGCTGGGGCACGACAGCGTATTGCGCCTTGGCGGCGCGCGGCCCGCCGCGGCCGCACCGCTGGCGGCGCTGGACTATCCCGCGCTGCTGGGCGACCAGCCGGTGCGCCTGGCGGTAGCTGCCGGGCAGGCCAGCGTCGGCCTGGGCAGCCTGCTGAGCCTTGCGCCCGGCGACGTGATCCGGCTCGACACCCTGGCCGACCAGCCGCTGGCCGTCGCGGGCCCCGACGGCGCCGTGCTGCTGCGCGGCTACCTGGGCACCAGCGAACGACAACTTGCGCTCGACATCGTGGCGGGCGACC